Proteins encoded by one window of Arabidopsis thaliana chromosome 2, partial sequence:
- a CDS encoding Splicing factor, CC1-like protein: MDEKVSSIKLNKLTYLLLCRRHKDKKEDKVEPEADPERDQRTVFAYQIALRATERDVYEFFSRAGKVRDVRIIMDRISRRSRGIGYVEFYDTMSVPMAIALSGQPLLGQPVMVKPSEAEKNLVQSTTAAAGAGGMLGPYSGGARRLYVGNLHINMSEDDLRKVFESFGSVELVQVPRDETGLCKGFGFVQFARLEDARNALNLNGQLEIAGRAIKVSAVTDQTEVPEAGQTQTTGDLDDDDGGGLSLNAQSRALLMQKLDRSGTASSTGLTTAASFNGGVSTISSLAAPALVQGSFPAVAGLAGSGIIPGVIPAGFDPIGVPSECLLLKNMFDPSTETEDDFDEDIKEDVKEECSKFGKLNHIFVDKNSVGFVYLRFENAQAAIGAQRALHGRWFAGKMITATYMTTEAYEAKFPESKVV, from the exons ATGGATGAGAAAGTTTCTAGTATCAAATTAAACAAGCTTACTTATTTGTTATTATGCAGACGCCATAAAGATAAGAAGGAGGATAAGGTAGAGCCTGAGGCTGATCCTGAAAGAGATCAGAGAACAGTTTTTGCATATCAG ATTGCTTTGAGGGCAACTGAAAGGGATGTATATGAGTTCTTTTCCAGAGCTGGAAAG GTGCGAGATGTACGGATAATAATGGATCGAATTTCCAGGCGTTCCAGAGGAATAGG GTATGTGGAGTTTTATGATACAATGTCTGTCCCTATGGCTATTGCTCTATCTGGACAACCTCTTCTTGGTCAGCCTGTTATGGTAAAACCTTCTGAAGCTGAGAAGAATCTTGTTCAGTCAACAACTGCTGCTGCTGGAGCAGGGGGGATGTTGGGCCCCTACTCCGGGGGAGCTAGGCGTCTTTATGTTGGTAACCTCCACATTAACATGTCAGAAGATGATTTGCGAAAG GTATTTGAATCATTTGGGAGTGTGGAGCTGGTGCAAGTACCTCGTGATGAAACTGGTCTCTGCAaaggatttggttttgttcag TTTGCCCGGCTGGAGGATGCTAGAAACGCACTGAATCTAAATGGGCAGTTGGAAATTGCAGGTCGTGCAATCAAG GTGTCAGCTGTAACTGATCAAACTGAAGTCCCAGAAGCTGGACAGACGCAAACCACCGGTGatttggatgatgatgatggaggtGGCCTG TCTCTGAATGCACAATCGCGGGCGCTTCTCATGCAAAAGCTCGATCGCAGTGGAACTGCATCGAG CACTGGCCTTACTACAGCTGCATCTTTCAACGGTGGAGTTTCAACAATCTCTTCGTTGGCAGCTCCTGCTCTTGTACAAGGGTCTTTTCCTGCTGTTGCTGGACTCGCAGGGTCCGGCATTATTCCCGGTGTTATACCAGCTGGTTTCGACCCAATTGGTGTCCCCAGCGAATGTCTGCTGCTTAAAAACATGTTTGATCCATCCACAGAG ACTgaagatgattttgatgagGATATAAAAGAAGATGTTAAAGAAGAATGCTCCAAATTCGGAAAACTGAATCATATCTTTGTTGACAA GAACAGCGTTGGTTTTGTCTACCTGAGATTTGAGAATGCGCAAGCAGCCATAGGTGCACAACGTGCTCTCCATGGAAGATGGTTTGCTGGAAAGATGATTACTGCGACTTACATg ACTACAGAGGCTTACGAGGCCAAATTCCCCGAGAGTAAGGTCGTTTAA
- the AMS gene encoding basic helix-loop-helix (bHLH) DNA-binding superfamily protein (ABORTED MICROSPORES (AMS); FUNCTIONS IN: DNA binding, sequence-specific DNA binding transcription factor activity; INVOLVED IN: tapetal layer development, regulation of transcription, pollen development; LOCATED IN: nucleus; EXPRESSED IN: petal, leaf whorl, sepal, flower, seed; EXPRESSED DURING: 4 anthesis, petal differentiation and expansion stage, E expanded cotyledon stage; CONTAINS InterPro DOMAIN/s: Helix-loop-helix DNA-binding domain (InterPro:IPR001092), Helix-loop-helix DNA-binding (InterPro:IPR011598); BEST Arabidopsis thaliana protein match is: basic helix-loop-helix (bHLH) DNA-binding superfamily protein (TAIR:AT3G26744.4); Has 30201 Blast hits to 17322 proteins in 780 species: Archae - 12; Bacteria - 1396; Metazoa - 17338; Fungi - 3422; Plants - 5037; Viruses - 0; Other Eukaryotes - 2996 (source: NCBI BLink).) translates to MESNMQNLLEKLRPLVGARAWDYCVLWRLNEDQRFVKWMGCCCGGTELIAENGTEEFSYGGCRDVMFHHPRTKSCEFLSHLPASIPLDSGIYAETLLTNQTGWLSESSEPSFMQETICTRVLIPIPGGLVELFATRHVAEDQNVVDFVMGHCNMLMDDSVTINMMVADEVESKPYGMLSGDIQQKGSKEEDMMNLPSSYDISADQIRLNFLPQMSDYETQHLKMKSDYHHQALGYLPENGNKEMMGMNPFNTVEEDGIPVIGEPSLLVNEQQVVNDKDMNENGRVDSGSDCSDQIDDEDDPKYKKKSGKGSQAKNLMAERRRRKKLNDRLYALRSLVPRITKLDRASILGDAINYVKELQNEAKELQDELEENSETEDGSNRPQGGMSLNGTVVTGFHPGLSCNSNVPSVKQDVDLENSNDKGQEMEPQVDVAQLDGREFFVKVICEYKPGGFTRLMEALDSLGLEVTNANTTRYLSLVSNVFKVEKNDNEMVQAEHVRNSLLEITRNTSRGWQDDQMATGSMQNEKNEVDYQHYDDHQHHNGHHHPFDHQMNQSAHHHHHHQHINHYHNQ, encoded by the exons ATGGAGAGTAATATGCAAAACTTGTTGGAGAAATTGAGGCCTCTTGTGGGTGCAAGGGCTTGGGATTATTGTGTTCTTTGGAGACTAAACGAAGACCAAAG GTTTGTGAAGTGGATGGGATGTTGTTGTGGTGGGACAGAACTCATAGCGGAGAATGGAACAGAAGAGTTTAGCTACGGAGGTTGTAGGGATGTTATGTTTCATCATCCTCGGACCAAATCTTGTGAATTTCTTTCCCATCTTCCAGCTTCCATACCTCTTGATTCCGG GATATATGCGGAGACTCTTCTGACTAACCAGACTGGTTGGTTGAGTGAGAGCTCAGAACCAAGTTTTATGCAG GAAACAATCTGTACTAGGGTTTTGATTCCTATACCGGGAGGACTAGTGGAGCTCTTTGCGACCAGACAT GTCGCTGAAGATCAGAACGTGGTGGATTTTGTAATGGGACATTGCAACATGTTGATGGACGATTCTGTAACGATAAACATGATGGTAGCAGACGAGGTCGAATCGAAGCCGTACGGGATGTTATCCGGTGACATCCAGCAAAAGGgttccaaagaagaagatatgatgAATCTCCCTTCGTCTTACGATATCTCTGCTGATCAGATCCGACTCAATTTCTTGCCTCAGATGAGTGATTACGAGACACAACacttgaagatgaagagtgattatcatcatcaagccTTGGGGTATCTCCCAGAGAATGGTAACAAGGAAATGATGGGTATGAACCCATTTAACACGGTGGAAGAAGATGGGATTCCAGTGATTGGAGAGCCTAGCTTGCTTGTGAATGAACAGCAAGTTGTTAACGATAAGGATATGAATGAGAACGGTAGGGTGGATTCAGGGTCGGATTGCAGCGACCagattgatgatgaagatgatccAAAGTACAAGAAGAAGTCAGGAAAAGGATCTCAAGCCAAGAACCTGATGGCTGAGAgacggaggaggaagaagctaAACGATAGGCTTTATGCTCTCCGGTCGCTTGTTCCCAGGATAACCAAG TTGGACAGGGCGTCGATTCTTGGCGATGCAATCAACTACGTTAAGGAGTTGCAGAATGAGGCAAAGGAGCTTCAAGACGAGCTTGAAGAGAACTCAGAGACTGAGGATGGATCTAATAGGCCACAAGGAGGGATGAGCCTGAACGGGACAGTGGTCACTGGGTTTCACCCGGGGCTTTCATGTAACTCCAACGTTCCTAGCGTGAAGCAAGATGTTGATCTTGAGAATTCCAATGATAAAGGACAAGAAATGGAG CCACAGGTGGACGTGGCTCAGTTAGATGGCAGAGAGTTTTTCGTAAAGGTGATTTGCGAATACAAACCAGGAGGCTTCACAAGGCTAATGGAGGCACTGGATTCTCTTGGACTAGAAGTCACAAATGCTAACACGACTCGCTACCTCAGCCTGGTCTCCAATGTCTTCAAAGTCGAG AAAAATGATAACGAGATGGTCCAAGCTGAACACGTAAGGAACTCGTTGCTGGAAATAACCCGGAACACATCTAGAGGATGGCAAGATGATCAGATGGCTACAGGCTCTATGCAAAACGAAAAGAACGAAGTTGATTATCAACACTATGATGATCACCAGCATCACAATGGTCATCATCACCCATTTGATCACCAGATGAATCAGAGcgctcatcatcatcaccaccaccaacacATCAACCATTACCACAACCAATAA
- the UBC23 gene encoding ubiquitin-conjugating enzyme 23, with protein MEHEQDDPGTSTNVGVDSSVDDSMASLSICDSEHPNIYRQDIVKNKKTGSVGVVSEVAGDSDSDSDISDEEEDDDDDEDNDDDDEDVEEGKKASEENVVNGDGEKKADGNYKCGALEGDQIRVLWMDNTEPVQDINDVTVIDRGFLHGDYVASASEPTGQVGVVVDVNISVDLLAPDGSIHKDISTKNLKRVRDFAVGDYVVHGPWLGRIDDVLDNVTVLFDDGSMCKVLRVEPLRLKPIPKNNLEEDANFPYYPGQRVKASSSSVFKNSRWLSGLWKPNRLEGTVTKVTAGSIFVYWIASAGFGPDSSVSPPEEQNPSNLTLLSCFTHANWQVGDWCLLPSLNQSATIPLHKHVSKLRLYDSQADRQQKIGRDLEDVQDEVSGKVEPAGITAEALPKVTSDDPPQRNPSVSKEPVHEPWPLHRKKIRKLVIRKDKKVKKKEESFEQALLVVNSRTRVDVSWQDGTIECRREAITLIPIETPGDHEFVSEQYVVEKTSDDGDNTTEPRRAGVVKNVNAKDRTASVRWLNPLRRAEEPREFEKEEIVSVYELEGHPDYDYCYGDVVVRLSPIAVALPASSPGNSFEEATQQDNGYQDSESHQEAKILVDKEENEPSTDLSKLSWVGNITGLKDGDIEVTWADGTISTVGPHAVYVVGRDDDDESVAGESETSDAASWETLNDDDRGAPEIPEEDLGRSSSIEGNSDADIYAENDSGRNGALALPLAAIEFVTRLASGIFSRARKSVDSSSSDYTVENVYKQAESTNPSDETDSLDDPSPSKVNVTDNCESKGTQANAKNILSGETSTFLEDEDKPVPSEGDSCSFRRFDISQDPLDHHFLGVDGQKTKERQWFKKVDQDWKILQNNLPDGIFVRAYEDRMDLLRAVIVGAFGTPYQDGLFFFDFHLPSDYPSVPPSAYYHSGGWRLNPNLYEEGKVCLSLLNTWTGRGNEVWDPKSSSILQVLVSLQGLVLNSKPYFNEAGYDKQVGTAEGEKNSLGYNENTFLLNCKTMMYLMRKPPKDFEELIKDHFRKRGYYILKACDAYMKGYLIGSLTKDASVIDERSSANSTSVGFKLMLAKIAPKLFSALSEVGADCNEFQHLQQQ; from the exons atgGAGCATGAGCAAGATGACCCTGGTACATCAACAAATGTAGGGGTTGACTCGTCAGTTGATGATTCAATGGCAAGTCTCTCTATATGTGATTCAGAGCATCCTAATATTTATCGACAAGAtattgtcaaaaacaaaaagaccgGTAGTGTTGGTGTTGTCAGCGAAGTAGCTGGTGATTCTGACTCTGATAGTGATATTagtgatgaggaagaagatgatgatgatgacgaagataatgatgatgatgatgaggatgtaGAGGAAGGGAAAAAGGCTAGTGAAGAAAATGTTGTTAATGGAGATGGCGAGAAAAAAGCTGATGGGAATTATAAATGTGGTGCACTTGAGGGAGATCAGATTCGTGTGCTTTGGATGGATAACACTGAGCCTGTTCAAGATATTAATGATGTAACTGTTATAGACCGTGGTTTCTTACATGGTGATTATGTTGCTTCTGCTTCTGAGCCTACTGGTCAGGTGGGAGTTGTTGTGGATGTTAACATATCAGTTGATTTGTTGGCTCCTGATGGTTCTATTCACAAGGACATCTCTACCAAGAATTTGAAACGCGTCAGGGATTTTGCTGTTGGTGATTATGTGGTTCATGGTCCATGGCTAGGTAGAATCGATGATGTGTTGGACAATGTGACTGTCTTATTTGATGATGGTTCCATGTGTAAAGTTCTACGTGTTGAACCTCTTCGACTTAAACCTATTCCGAAGAATAATCTTGAAGAAGATGCTAATTTTCCTTATTACCCAGGGCAGCGGGTTAAAGCAAGCTCCTCTTCGGTTTTTAAGAATTCGCGGTGGTTATCTGGACTGTGGAAGCCTAATCGTTTAGAAGGTACGGTGACCAAAGTTACTGCGGGATCAATTTTTGTCTACTGGATTGCCTCAGCTGGCTTTGGTCCAGATTCTTCTGTTTCCCCACCTGAGGAGCAGAATCCAAGTAATTTGACATTGTTGTCATGTTTCACTCATGCCAATTGGCAAGTGGGTGACTGGTGCCTTCTTCCATCTCTGAATCAATCTGCTACAATCCCCTTACACAAGCATGTATCTAAATTAAGACTTTATGATTCCCAAGCTGATCGGCAACAGAAAATTGGGCGTGATTTAGAAGATGTGCAAGATGAAGTAAGTGGAAAAGTTGAACCAGCTGGTATTACTGCTGAAGCTTTGCCAAAAGTAACTAGTGACGATCCTCCTCAAAGAAATCCTTCTGTTTCAAAGGAGCCTGTTCATGAGCCTTGGCCTCTCCATCGGAAGAAGATTCGCAAACTTGTTATCAGAAAGGACAAAaaggttaagaaaaaagaggaaagCTTTGAACAAGCTCTTTTGGTAGTTAATAGCAGAACACGCGTTGATGTATCCTGGCAGGATGGTACAATAGAATGTAGACGGGAAGCGATAACATTGATTCCAATTGAGACTCCTGGTGATCATGAATTTGTCTCTGAGCAGTATGTGGTAGAGAAGACCtctgatgatggtgataacaCAACTGAACCTAGACGTGCTGGCGTTGTAAAAAATGTCAATGCAAAAGATCGTACTGCTTCTGTGAGGTGGCTAAATCCACTTCGAAGGGCAGAAGAACCCCGTGAGtttgaaaaggaagaaattgTCAGTGTGTATGAGCTAGAGGGCCATCCAGATTATGACTACTGTTATGGGGATGTTGTTGTTCGCTTATCACCTATTGCCGTTGCGTTACCAGCATCTTCTCCCGGAAACTCTTTTGAGGAGGCAACACAGCAAGACAATGGATACCAAGATTCAGAATCCCATCAAGAAGCTAAAATCCTTGTGGATAAGGAAGAAAACGAGCCTAGTACGGACCTTTCAAAGCTCTCATGGGTTGGAAATATTACTGGCCTCAAGGATGGTGATATTGAAGTAACATGGGCCGATGGAACAATATCAACG GTTGGCCCTCATGCAGTTTATGTAGTTGGAcgcgatgatgatgatgaatcagtTGCTGGAGAAAGTGAAACAAGTGATGCTGCTAGTTGGGAAACTTTAAACGATGATGATAGGGGTGCTCCTGAGATTCCTGAAGAG GACCTTGGAAGGAGTAGTTCCATTGAGGGAAACTCTGATGCAGATATCTACGCTGAGAATGATTCTGGGAGGAACGGTGCCCTAGCTCTTCCTCTGGCTGCAATCGAATTTGTGACTCGACTGGCTAGTGGAATCTTTTCGCGTGCAAGGAAATCTGTAGATTCTTCCAGTTCTGATTACACGgttgaaaatgtatataaGCAAGCTGAATCGACCAACCCGTCCGATGAAACAGATTCCCTTGATGACCCTAGTCCTTCAAAAGTTAATGTGACTGATAATTGCGAGTCAAAGGGCACTCAAGCAAATGCCAAGAATATTTTGAGCGGGGAAACCTCTACATTtttagaagatgaagataagCCAGTACCTTCTGAAGGTGATAGTTGCAGTTTCAGACGCTTTGATATATCACAAGATCCTCTGGACCACCATTTCCTTGGCGTAGATGGGCAG aaaaccaaagaaagaCAGTGGTTCAAGAAGGTTGATCAAGACTGGAAAATACTTCAGAACAATCTTCCAG ATGGAATCTTTGTTCGAGCTTACGAAGATAGAATGGATCTCTTGAGGGCAGTAATAGTCGGGGCATTTGGAACACCATACCAAGATggtctcttcttttttgattttcaCCTTCCATCTGACTACCCTAGTGTGCCACCG TCGGCATATTATCATTCTGGTGGATGGAGGTTAAACCCCAATCTGTACGAAGAAGGCAAAGTCTGTCTTAGCCTTCTCAATACCTGGACAGGCAGGGGAAATGAAGTCTGGGATCCCAAATCATCTAGCATCCTTCAAGTTCTTGTTTCACTCCAGGGATTGGTGTTGAATTCAAAGCCTTATTTCAATGAAGCCGGGTATGATAAGCAGGTCGGAACTGCGGaaggagaaaaaaactcaCTGGGATACAACGAGAATACTTTCTTGCTAAATTGTAAAACCATGATGTATCTTATGCGGAAACCACCAAAG GATTTTGAAGAACTCATCAAAGATCATTTCAGAAAACGCGGATATTACATTTTGAAGGCATGTGACGCCTACATGAAAGGATATCTCATAGGTTCCCTCACCAAAGATGCCTCGGTTATCGATGAACGCAGCAGCGCTAATTCAACTTCAGTTGGTTTTAAGCTTATGCTGGCTAAGATAGCACCAAAGCTTTTCTCAGCACTGAGCGAGGTAGGAGCTGACTGCAATGAATTCCAGCATCTGCAGCAGCAATAA
- a CDS encoding Ribosomal protein L27 family protein (Ribosomal protein L27 family protein; FUNCTIONS IN: structural constituent of ribosome; INVOLVED IN: translation; LOCATED IN: ribosome, intracellular; CONTAINS InterPro DOMAIN/s: Ribosomal protein L27 (InterPro:IPR001684), Ribosomal protein L27, conserved site (InterPro:IPR018261); BEST Arabidopsis thaliana protein match is: Ribosomal protein L27 family protein (TAIR:AT5G15220.1); Has 7688 Blast hits to 7688 proteins in 2721 species: Archae - 0; Bacteria - 5395; Metazoa - 115; Fungi - 142; Plants - 116; Viruses - 0; Other Eukaryotes - 1920 (source: NCBI BLink).) has protein sequence MNFLNSAASICRRVSLRELITEVPAYTGSSISDGSSSGLSLVLKRWATKKTAGSTKNGRDSNPKFLGVKKFGGESVIPGNIIVRQRGTRFHPGDYVGIGKDHTLFALKEGRVRFEKSKITGRKWIHVDPIGGHVLHPIYTKAAAAKSTKLNTAS, from the exons ATGAATTTCTTAAACTCAGCTGCATCCATTTGCAGAAGAGTTAGTCTGAGGGAACTCATCACTGAGGTTCCTGCTTATACTGGCAGCAGCATTTCCG ATGGTTCTTCAAGTGGGTTGAGTTTGGTCTTGAAGCGTTGGGCTACTAAGAAAACCGCTGGTTCTACAAAGAACGGTCGTGACTCTAATCCCAAGTTTCTTGGTGTTAAGAAATTCGGAGGAGAG AGTGTGATACCTGGAAACATCATAGTTCGTCAACGTGGAACTCGGTTTCATCCTGGAGACTATGTCGGGATTGGTAAGGACCATACTCTGTTTGCATTGAAGGAAGGACGAGTCAGGTTCGAGAAAAGCAAGATTACAGGACGCAAATGGATTCATGTTGATCCAATAGGTGGTCATGTTCTTCACCCTATCTACACAAAAGCCGCAGCTGCAAAATCGACTAAGTTGAACACAGCTTCATAG
- a CDS encoding Splicing factor, CC1-like protein (Splicing factor, CC1-like; FUNCTIONS IN: RNA binding, nucleotide binding, nucleic acid binding; INVOLVED IN: mRNA processing; LOCATED IN: nucleus; EXPRESSED IN: 23 plant structures; EXPRESSED DURING: 13 growth stages; CONTAINS InterPro DOMAIN/s: RNA recognition motif, RNP-1 (InterPro:IPR000504), Splicing factor, CC1-like (InterPro:IPR006509), Nucleotide-binding, alpha-beta plait (InterPro:IPR012677), RNA recognition, domain 1 (InterPro:IPR003954); BEST Arabidopsis thaliana protein match is: Splicing factor, CC1-like (TAIR:AT5G09880.1).), whose amino-acid sequence MDFDEYEYLEKTVENPHLENEVGNGGGDEKVKSEGKERSRSSRHRGDKKKERDEDEDGRRSKRSRSHHRSRSRDRERDRHRSSREHRDRDREKDVDKEERNGKDRERDRDKDRDSKGRDHEKDRSRRSRSRSERHRSQEREKSLEIEPKERETKDRDRDRRYTSELVIDFIIYVHWYCLLYNLMGHVPFKIIIVIEGTSRASCVYAYWRKRHKDKKEDKVEPEADPERDQRTVFAYQIALRATERDVYEFFSRAGKVRDVRIIMDRISRRSRGIGYVEFYDTMSVPMAIALSGQPLLGQPVMVKPSEAEKNLVQSTTAAAGAGGMLGPYSGGARRLYVGNLHINMSEDDLRKVFESFGSVELVQVPRDETGLCKGFGFVQFARLEDARNALNLNGQLEIAGRAIKVSAVTDQTEVPEAGQTQTTGDLDDDDGGGLSLNAQSRALLMQKLDRSGTASSTGLTTAASFNGGVSTISSLAAPALVQGSFPAVAGLAGSGIIPGVIPAGFDPIGVPSECLLLKNMFDPSTETEDDFDEDIKEDVKEECSKFGKLNHIFVDKNSVGFVYLRFENAQAAIGAQRALHGRWFAGKMITATYMTTEAYEAKFPESKVV is encoded by the exons ATGGACTTTGATGAGTATGAGTACTTAGAGAAGACAGTTGAAAATCCTCACCTGGAGAATGAAGTTGGtaatggtggtggtgatgagaAAGTCAAATCTGAAGGGAAAGAGAGGAGTAGGAGCTCAAGGCATAGGGGTgacaagaagaaggagagggatgaagatgaggatggTCGGCGTTCTAAGCGGTCGAGATCGCATCACCGTTCACGTTCTAGGGACAGAGAGAGGGATAGGCATAGAAGTAGCAGGGAGCACAGAGATAGAGATCGTGAAAAGGATGtagataaagaagaaagaaatgggaaagatagagagagggaCAGAGATAAGGATCGAGACAGTAAAGGGCGTGACCATGAAAAAGATCGGTCACGAAGAAGTAGAAGTCGATCAGAGCGACATCGGAGTcaggaaagagaaaagagctTGGAAATAGAACCTAAGGAAAGAGAGACCAAGGACCGGGATAGAGATCGCAG GTATACATCCGAGTTGGTGATCGACTTCATAATCTAT GTCCATTGGTATTGCCTTCTGTACAACTTGATGGGGCACGTTCCGTTTAAGATTATCATTGTAATAGAAG GGACTTCTCGTGCTTCATGTGTGTACGCCTATTGGAGAAA ACGCCATAAAGATAAGAAGGAGGATAAGGTAGAGCCTGAGGCTGATCCTGAAAGAGATCAGAGAACAGTTTTTGCATATCAG ATTGCTTTGAGGGCAACTGAAAGGGATGTATATGAGTTCTTTTCCAGAGCTGGAAAG GTGCGAGATGTACGGATAATAATGGATCGAATTTCCAGGCGTTCCAGAGGAATAGG GTATGTGGAGTTTTATGATACAATGTCTGTCCCTATGGCTATTGCTCTATCTGGACAACCTCTTCTTGGTCAGCCTGTTATGGTAAAACCTTCTGAAGCTGAGAAGAATCTTGTTCAGTCAACAACTGCTGCTGCTGGAGCAGGGGGGATGTTGGGCCCCTACTCCGGGGGAGCTAGGCGTCTTTATGTTGGTAACCTCCACATTAACATGTCAGAAGATGATTTGCGAAAG GTATTTGAATCATTTGGGAGTGTGGAGCTGGTGCAAGTACCTCGTGATGAAACTGGTCTCTGCAaaggatttggttttgttcag TTTGCCCGGCTGGAGGATGCTAGAAACGCACTGAATCTAAATGGGCAGTTGGAAATTGCAGGTCGTGCAATCAAG GTGTCAGCTGTAACTGATCAAACTGAAGTCCCAGAAGCTGGACAGACGCAAACCACCGGTGatttggatgatgatgatggaggtGGCCTG TCTCTGAATGCACAATCGCGGGCGCTTCTCATGCAAAAGCTCGATCGCAGTGGAACTGCATCGAG CACTGGCCTTACTACAGCTGCATCTTTCAACGGTGGAGTTTCAACAATCTCTTCGTTGGCAGCTCCTGCTCTTGTACAAGGGTCTTTTCCTGCTGTTGCTGGACTCGCAGGGTCCGGCATTATTCCCGGTGTTATACCAGCTGGTTTCGACCCAATTGGTGTCCCCAGCGAATGTCTGCTGCTTAAAAACATGTTTGATCCATCCACAGAG ACTgaagatgattttgatgagGATATAAAAGAAGATGTTAAAGAAGAATGCTCCAAATTCGGAAAACTGAATCATATCTTTGTTGACAA GAACAGCGTTGGTTTTGTCTACCTGAGATTTGAGAATGCGCAAGCAGCCATAGGTGCACAACGTGCTCTCCATGGAAGATGGTTTGCTGGAAAGATGATTACTGCGACTTACATg ACTACAGAGGCTTACGAGGCCAAATTCCCCGAGAGTAAGGTCGTTTAA